One window from the genome of Candidatus Synechococcus calcipolaris G9 encodes:
- a CDS encoding DUF2993 domain-containing protein, whose translation MIAPLPPTPETLPLETEFALDQSARRSRWMQRVLTPALRWWLLSQVEGAAELDITLGAGDRQLLSGYLPLVQVKAKQVIYQGLHLSHLELQGQNIRVNLGQVVRGKPLQLLEEVYVQAQLFLNATDLQASLGSDLMRSALTDLLRILEVQDRRASGMGLEQYGVQEAELSLGHGEVSGVFGLQTAENGPRSLTFRSGLTLENAHTLCFQDFTWLEMDLPPRNIAIDLGPGVNLETLSIQPDGLACQGAIAIDPEAHLS comes from the coding sequence ATGATTGCTCCCCTCCCACCCACCCCAGAAACCCTGCCCCTGGAAACAGAATTTGCCCTCGATCAGTCCGCTCGGCGGAGTCGATGGATGCAGCGGGTGTTAACGCCAGCCCTACGCTGGTGGCTATTATCCCAAGTGGAAGGGGCCGCCGAACTGGATATTACCCTAGGAGCCGGCGATCGCCAATTACTTTCAGGTTATTTGCCCCTAGTGCAGGTTAAGGCAAAACAGGTAATTTATCAGGGCCTCCACCTGAGCCATTTAGAGTTACAGGGGCAAAATATCCGCGTCAATTTAGGTCAAGTGGTGCGAGGGAAGCCGCTCCAACTCTTGGAAGAGGTTTACGTCCAGGCCCAGCTATTCCTCAATGCCACAGACTTGCAGGCCTCCCTGGGGTCAGATTTAATGCGGTCAGCCCTGACAGATCTACTGCGGATTTTAGAGGTACAGGATCGGCGGGCATCGGGCATGGGCCTCGAACAGTATGGTGTTCAGGAGGCAGAATTGAGTCTAGGCCATGGGGAGGTCAGCGGTGTATTTGGGTTGCAAACGGCGGAAAATGGCCCCCGTTCCCTGACCTTTCGCAGTGGCTTAACCCTGGAAAATGCCCATACCCTTTGTTTTCAAGACTTTACTTGGTTAGAAATGGATTTACCGCCCCGTAATATTGCCATTGATCTGGGGCCCGGAGTGAACTTAGAAACCCTTTCCATCCAGCCCGATGGATTAGCCTGTCAGGGGGCGATCGCTATTGATCCTGAAGCCCATTTATCCTGA
- a CDS encoding proline--tRNA ligase — protein MRLSQMLFVTLRDDPAEAEIPSHKLLVRGGYIRRVASGIYAYLPLMWRVLQNASQIVREEMNRSGAMECLLPQLQPAELWQESGRWDTYTQAEGIMFALGDRQERQLGLGPTHEEVITTIAKELIRSYRQLPLHLYQIQTKFRDEIRPRFGLMRGREFIMKDGYSFHRDQESLKETYAVMYETYSRILVRCGLTFRAVEADSGAIGGSGSHEFMVLADAGEDEVLYTEDGQYAANAEKAISQPPPAVPSTTKKSATVETPDATTIADLVACLNCDPSQIIKNVLYRAIYDNGTIVLVLVSIRGDQEINTVKLHNELSRLAPDYGAEKVLALTVADANATDWAAKPIPLGSIGPDLADDYIALNAAISPAFLRLADQTVVDLKHFITGANQAGYHRVGLSWGKACAKPKRVVDIRLAQGGDRACHDPEQTLRSARGIEIGHIFQLGTKYSQALGATYTSEAGEEHPLVMGCYGIGVSRLAQAAVEQNHDKNGIIWPLGIAPYKVIIVIPNLNDESQVAIAHQLYEQLWAAGIDTLLDDRDERAGVKFKDADLIGIPYRIVTGRSLGEGKVEVVERSTGRSQLIPVADVTGEIKSWVSATLDIAHPAYPLELPR, from the coding sequence ATGCGTCTGTCCCAGATGCTTTTTGTCACCCTGCGGGATGATCCTGCCGAAGCAGAAATTCCCAGCCATAAGTTACTGGTGCGGGGGGGGTATATCCGCCGGGTTGCCAGTGGTATTTATGCTTACCTACCCCTGATGTGGCGGGTGTTGCAGAATGCCAGTCAAATTGTCCGGGAAGAAATGAATCGCTCCGGTGCCATGGAATGTTTGTTGCCCCAACTACAACCGGCGGAGCTTTGGCAAGAATCGGGTCGCTGGGATACCTACACCCAGGCGGAAGGGATTATGTTTGCCCTTGGCGATCGCCAGGAGCGGCAACTGGGTTTAGGACCCACCCACGAAGAAGTGATTACGACCATTGCTAAGGAATTAATTCGCTCCTATCGGCAATTACCCCTCCATCTCTACCAAATCCAAACAAAATTCCGGGATGAAATTCGGCCGCGGTTTGGTTTGATGCGGGGACGAGAGTTCATTATGAAGGATGGCTACTCCTTCCATCGGGATCAGGAGAGCCTTAAGGAAACCTACGCCGTCATGTATGAAACCTATTCACGGATTCTAGTCCGCTGTGGGTTGACCTTTCGGGCGGTGGAAGCGGATTCCGGGGCGATCGGTGGCTCCGGTTCCCATGAGTTTATGGTGCTAGCCGATGCGGGGGAAGATGAAGTCCTCTATACCGAGGATGGCCAGTATGCCGCCAATGCGGAAAAAGCTATATCCCAACCCCCTCCAGCCGTTCCTAGTACCACAAAGAAATCCGCCACGGTGGAAACCCCAGACGCAACCACCATTGCCGACTTAGTGGCTTGCTTGAATTGTGATCCCAGCCAAATTATTAAAAATGTGCTCTATCGGGCGATTTACGACAATGGCACGATTGTTTTAGTTTTGGTGAGTATTCGCGGCGATCAGGAGATCAACACCGTCAAACTCCACAATGAACTCAGTCGTTTAGCACCAGACTATGGGGCCGAAAAAGTGTTGGCTCTCACCGTTGCCGATGCCAATGCAACTGACTGGGCCGCCAAGCCCATTCCCCTGGGTTCTATTGGCCCCGATCTCGCCGATGATTACATTGCCCTGAACGCGGCGATCTCCCCGGCATTTTTACGGCTGGCGGATCAAACAGTGGTGGATTTGAAGCATTTTATTACGGGAGCCAATCAGGCGGGCTACCATCGCGTCGGCCTCAGTTGGGGGAAAGCCTGTGCCAAGCCTAAGCGGGTGGTGGATATTCGCCTTGCCCAAGGGGGCGATCGCGCCTGCCATGATCCTGAACAGACCCTCCGGTCGGCCCGGGGGATTGAAATTGGGCATATTTTTCAACTGGGCACCAAGTATTCCCAAGCCTTGGGGGCCACCTATACCAGTGAGGCGGGGGAAGAGCATCCCCTGGTAATGGGCTGTTATGGCATTGGCGTGTCCCGGCTAGCCCAGGCAGCGGTGGAGCAAAACCACGATAAAAACGGTATTATCTGGCCCCTAGGAATTGCCCCCTATAAGGTGATCATTGTCATTCCCAACTTGAATGATGAATCCCAGGTGGCGATCGCCCATCAGCTTTATGAGCAACTGTGGGCGGCGGGCATTGACACCCTCCTCGACGATCGCGACGAACGGGCGGGGGTTAAATTCAAGGATGCAGACCTCATTGGCATTCCCTATCGCATTGTCACCGGCCGCTCCCTAGGGGAAGGAAAGGTGGAAGTGGTGGAGCGATCCACGGGGCGATCTCAGTTGATTCCGGTTGCTGATGTGACTGGGGAGATTAAATCCTGGGTGAGTGCCACCCTAGATATTGCCCATCCAGCTTACCCCCTAGAGCTTCCTAGGTAG
- a CDS encoding NAD-dependent epimerase/dehydratase family protein, which produces MNIILTGANGLLGKVLQTSLVREHQVFALVRQSLKVPIPGIHYIITDFSQQFSYSHLPKQVDAIIHLAQSTYFREFPDKALDIFNVNIASTAYLLNYARQANIRIFIYASSGGVYGNSHQPFHENSPIVPPGKLGYYLGSKLCSEVLVQSYAAFFQVIVLRFFFMYGPGQRRSMLIPRLMDSVKYHRPITLQGVNGIRINPIHVLDAAAAAIATLNSSESATFNIAGPEVLSLRQIAETMGNYLNIEPQFQTISGEPRDLIGDNTAMCEKLQKPTRQIKNYLNDII; this is translated from the coding sequence ATGAATATCATACTGACTGGCGCAAATGGTCTTTTAGGTAAAGTATTACAAACAAGTCTAGTTAGAGAGCATCAGGTTTTTGCTTTAGTTCGTCAGTCCTTAAAAGTTCCCATCCCAGGCATTCATTATATTATTACTGATTTTAGCCAACAATTTTCATATTCACATTTACCTAAACAAGTTGATGCGATTATTCATTTAGCTCAATCTACTTATTTTCGGGAATTTCCTGATAAGGCGTTAGATATTTTTAATGTTAATATTGCCTCTACAGCTTACCTGTTAAACTATGCCCGTCAAGCTAATATCCGTATATTTATTTATGCTTCCTCTGGTGGTGTGTATGGAAATAGCCATCAACCCTTTCATGAAAATTCACCCATTGTCCCCCCTGGGAAACTTGGTTATTATCTAGGAAGTAAACTATGTAGTGAAGTTTTAGTGCAAAGCTATGCTGCATTTTTTCAAGTGATTGTTCTCCGTTTCTTCTTTATGTATGGCCCTGGGCAAAGACGTTCGATGTTAATTCCACGCTTAATGGATAGTGTTAAATATCATCGTCCAATTACATTGCAAGGGGTTAATGGCATTCGTATTAATCCGATTCATGTTCTAGATGCTGCTGCCGCTGCGATCGCCACACTTAATAGTTCAGAAAGTGCCACCTTTAATATTGCTGGACCAGAAGTTCTCTCACTTCGCCAGATTGCTGAAACCATGGGCAACTATCTTAATATTGAGCCACAGTTTCAAACTATCTCAGGAGAGCCACGAGATTTAATTGGTGATAATACAGCAATGTGTGAAAAACTACAAAAACCTACAAGGCAAATTAAAAATTATTTAAATGATATTATTTGA
- a CDS encoding SpoIID/LytB domain-containing protein, giving the protein MLRILWITQLNFKNLNVRPKTAFSSFGVGLLFWLALIWQLPALAVELRVAIVEAARQVRVGSSTSARLRDHSGQVVSTLGARQGLTATLSGGQIQVGGVRSPRVWLQPDDGGYVQIGDRWYRGRVQLVSTSRGLAAINYVHLEDYLPSVVGKEMYVSWPQEALKAQAVASRSFVLFRRDRELRRGNTLYDVGATVTHQVYPGVSSEAPSTLAAVAATRGQVLTHHGQIIESVFHASAGGHTENSEHVWSGAVPYLRAVPDFDQAAPNYQWTVRFTAAQMRQRIPGIGNILALRPAQTTPNGRIISMQVVGDAGSRTITGAELRRVLGLRSTLLMVNPELGLMADSQQRSPTPVAFQIIGRGHGHGLGMSQWGALALANQGYSYDQILRHYYQGVQLSSLGY; this is encoded by the coding sequence GTGCTGCGAATCCTGTGGATTACTCAACTCAACTTTAAGAATTTGAATGTTCGTCCCAAAACGGCATTCTCTAGTTTCGGTGTGGGCTTACTGTTCTGGTTAGCCTTGATTTGGCAATTGCCCGCCCTAGCCGTAGAGTTACGGGTTGCCATTGTGGAAGCGGCGCGGCAGGTGCGGGTTGGTAGTTCCACTTCAGCCCGACTCCGGGATCATTCCGGTCAAGTGGTCTCCACCCTAGGGGCGCGACAGGGGCTAACGGCAACCCTCAGTGGCGGACAAATTCAGGTTGGTGGAGTTCGGAGTCCACGGGTATGGCTACAACCGGATGATGGCGGCTATGTCCAAATTGGCGATCGCTGGTATCGGGGTCGGGTGCAATTGGTGAGTACCAGCCGAGGATTGGCGGCCATTAACTATGTTCACCTCGAAGATTATCTACCCAGTGTCGTTGGCAAAGAAATGTATGTGTCCTGGCCCCAAGAGGCCCTAAAGGCCCAAGCCGTCGCCTCTCGATCCTTTGTCCTATTTCGCCGCGATCGCGAACTACGGCGAGGCAACACCCTCTATGACGTTGGGGCCACAGTCACCCATCAGGTGTATCCCGGTGTCAGTAGCGAGGCCCCCAGCACCCTAGCTGCCGTTGCTGCGACCCGTGGCCAAGTTCTCACCCACCATGGCCAAATCATTGAATCCGTCTTCCATGCCTCCGCAGGGGGCCATACCGAAAATTCCGAGCATGTGTGGAGTGGTGCTGTGCCCTACCTCCGGGCGGTTCCCGATTTTGATCAGGCGGCCCCCAATTATCAGTGGACGGTGCGCTTTACGGCGGCCCAGATGCGTCAACGAATTCCTGGAATTGGCAATATTTTGGCCCTGCGCCCCGCCCAAACCACGCCCAACGGCCGGATCATTTCCATGCAGGTGGTGGGGGATGCCGGTAGCCGCACGATTACGGGGGCAGAATTACGGCGGGTCTTAGGCCTGCGAAGTACCCTGCTGATGGTCAATCCCGAACTGGGTCTGATGGCAGATAGTCAGCAGCGATCGCCGACTCCCGTTGCCTTCCAAATCATTGGCCGCGGCCATGGCCACGGATTAGGCATGAGTCAGTGGGGAGCCTTGGCTCTGGCGAATCAGGGCTACAGCTACGATCAGATATTGCGGCATTATTACCAGGGAGTACAACTTTCATCCCTGGGCTACTAG
- a CDS encoding transglutaminase-like domain-containing protein codes for MGILQSLKFLQLKSHAYHSHLILYYNMWIKNIKNKMNFIRQSKLREELKSYIKPCNSLLYAYKCYKGGVNRLHAINNENIVVNNLSSDIIQSPGYVIIERSVYDLTESGLYRFYKLNTFNEQRIVVKTPFDIFNFIGYLWEYGFLDFLSSELQIERQKLKHGVITAACSDLSRLAAMLLNQVGIETRLVASATLESWNGFDDGHTFLEIKNDFGEWIVYDPSFSVLFYLKEQPTNLINICKYLKHNNVTLHLLPANRGHSHFINQGYDYGFWVDERNINKEALLEWYKHVIQVPIIIGLSKYEFPATFISNSDLKRFLLKNYTPLSDDKFYQLYYP; via the coding sequence ATGGGTATCCTGCAATCATTGAAGTTCTTGCAATTAAAAAGCCACGCATATCATAGCCACTTAATTTTATATTATAATATGTGGATAAAAAATATCAAAAATAAAATGAACTTTATTCGTCAATCTAAATTACGAGAAGAGTTAAAAAGTTATATAAAACCATGTAATAGTCTACTCTATGCATATAAATGTTACAAAGGAGGGGTAAATCGTCTCCATGCGATTAATAACGAAAATATTGTAGTTAACAATTTATCGTCAGATATTATCCAGTCTCCTGGTTATGTAATAATTGAGCGTTCAGTTTATGATCTAACAGAATCTGGGCTTTATCGTTTTTATAAACTGAATACTTTTAATGAGCAACGAATTGTTGTTAAAACCCCCTTTGATATTTTTAATTTTATTGGTTATCTTTGGGAATATGGGTTTTTAGATTTCCTGTCTTCTGAATTACAAATTGAGCGTCAAAAACTAAAACATGGAGTTATTACAGCTGCTTGTAGTGATCTATCCCGATTGGCCGCTATGTTATTAAATCAAGTGGGTATAGAAACGCGACTTGTTGCATCAGCAACCTTGGAGTCTTGGAATGGATTTGATGATGGACACACATTTTTAGAAATTAAGAATGACTTTGGAGAATGGATTGTATATGACCCTAGTTTTTCAGTTTTGTTTTATTTAAAGGAGCAACCTACAAATCTAATTAATATATGTAAATATCTTAAACACAATAATGTGACGTTACATCTCTTACCCGCAAATCGTGGTCATTCCCATTTTATAAATCAAGGCTATGATTATGGCTTTTGGGTTGATGAACGCAACATCAATAAAGAAGCATTACTCGAGTGGTACAAGCATGTTATTCAAGTGCCAATTATTATTGGTTTAAGCAAATATGAATTTCCTGCTACTTTTATCTCAAATAGTGATTTAAAAAGATTTTTATTAAAAAACTATACGCCCTTGTCAGATGATAAATTTTATCAGTTATACTATCCATAA
- a CDS encoding cobalt-precorrin-6A reductase, with translation MSNAHLGLGQEPWGDRGYQVWLIGGTQESREIAHLLLEYGLSCVVTVTTAAARHLYPVHPQLHIVVTTLRQEEAKPFLQCHRIQVIIDASHPFAVAISQLAISLSQELSLPYLRFERPSAPSAIGASIQLATIDELIQGDYLNQQRVLLTLGYRFLAHFTSWHDRSTLFARILPSIPALTAALAAGFSPNRLVALRPPISEDLERALWQQWRISLVVTKASGAPGGEQIKQNIAAQLGVQLITINRPEIAYPLQTRDRQGVIQFIKTLGWKPVS, from the coding sequence TTGAGCAATGCCCATCTAGGGTTGGGCCAAGAGCCTTGGGGTGATCGCGGGTATCAGGTCTGGCTCATTGGTGGCACCCAAGAAAGTCGGGAGATTGCCCACCTCCTTTTAGAGTATGGTCTTTCCTGTGTTGTGACGGTAACAACGGCAGCGGCTCGTCATCTCTATCCGGTTCATCCCCAATTGCATATTGTTGTAACAACGCTGCGGCAGGAAGAGGCTAAACCCTTTCTGCAATGTCATCGTATTCAAGTCATAATTGATGCGTCTCACCCCTTTGCGGTGGCCATCTCCCAACTGGCGATCTCCCTGAGTCAGGAGCTATCCTTACCCTACCTGCGTTTTGAACGGCCGTCGGCCCCATCCGCCATTGGCGCATCTATCCAACTGGCCACCATTGATGAGTTGATTCAGGGGGATTATTTGAATCAGCAGCGGGTCTTACTCACGTTGGGATACCGATTTTTAGCCCACTTTACGTCTTGGCACGATCGCTCCACGTTGTTTGCCCGCATTTTACCCTCCATTCCCGCCCTGACGGCTGCATTAGCCGCTGGCTTTTCTCCAAATCGATTAGTTGCCCTGCGGCCGCCCATTAGTGAGGATTTAGAACGGGCATTGTGGCAGCAGTGGCGTATTTCCCTGGTGGTTACTAAGGCATCGGGGGCCCCTGGCGGCGAACAGATCAAACAAAACATTGCCGCCCAATTGGGGGTGCAACTGATTACGATTAACCGGCCAGAGATCGCCTACCCGCTTCAGACGAGAGATCGCCAAGGGGTGATCCAATTTATTAAAACCTTGGGCTGGAAACCCGTCTCCTAG
- a CDS encoding class I SAM-dependent methyltransferase has translation MPSPSQISDAVRQLYNTYPFPPEPLLDEPPPGYNWRWSWPSAYGFCTGAYPPRLDVNILDAGCGTGVGTEYLAHLNPEARITAIDLSEGALGVAQERCRRSRAENVTFHHLSLTEVAQLGQSFDFINSVGVLHHLPDPEEGIRSLAQVLAPGGLIHIFVYGELGRWEIKLMQQAIALLQNQRDQLRDYRQGVATGRALFDLLPATNRIKQRDQERWGLENQRDECFADMYVHPQEIDYTIPSLFQLIAASGLEFVGFSNPKVWQLERLLAKNPQLLAQAQTLSQVDQYRLIELLDPDTITHYEFFLARPPRPQYHWQEDTDLLAARPLRHPCIDGWPAACVFNAQYEVIHLGDRDQAFLKMATGEHTVADILGQLNEKPGHPPSSLDLTAVRSLLNQELILLKPH, from the coding sequence ATGCCCTCCCCTAGTCAGATTAGTGATGCGGTGCGCCAACTCTATAACACCTACCCCTTTCCGCCGGAACCACTGCTGGACGAGCCACCCCCTGGCTACAATTGGCGATGGTCCTGGCCCAGTGCCTATGGCTTTTGCACCGGAGCCTATCCGCCCCGTTTGGATGTGAACATCTTGGATGCGGGGTGTGGTACAGGGGTGGGAACCGAATACCTGGCCCACCTGAATCCAGAGGCCCGGATTACGGCAATCGATCTGAGCGAAGGGGCCCTAGGGGTTGCCCAGGAGCGGTGTCGGCGATCGCGGGCCGAGAATGTCACCTTTCACCATCTCAGCCTCACCGAGGTGGCCCAGTTGGGCCAGTCCTTTGATTTCATTAATTCTGTCGGTGTGCTGCACCATCTCCCCGATCCAGAGGAGGGTATCCGTTCCCTGGCCCAGGTTCTTGCCCCCGGTGGCTTGATTCATATTTTTGTCTATGGGGAATTGGGCCGCTGGGAAATTAAGTTGATGCAGCAGGCGATCGCCCTACTCCAAAATCAGAGAGATCAGCTCCGGGATTATCGCCAGGGTGTGGCCACGGGCCGGGCTCTCTTTGATCTTTTGCCTGCCACGAACCGGATTAAACAGCGGGATCAGGAACGCTGGGGCCTGGAAAATCAACGGGATGAATGTTTTGCCGATATGTATGTCCATCCCCAGGAAATTGATTACACCATTCCCAGTTTATTTCAGTTGATTGCCGCCTCAGGCTTGGAGTTTGTCGGCTTTTCTAACCCCAAGGTGTGGCAACTGGAGCGACTCCTGGCAAAAAATCCCCAGCTTTTAGCCCAGGCCCAAACCCTAAGCCAAGTTGACCAATATCGCCTGATTGAACTCCTGGATCCGGATACGATCACCCACTACGAGTTTTTCCTGGCCCGCCCACCCCGCCCCCAATACCACTGGCAGGAGGATACCGATTTGTTGGCGGCCCGGCCCCTTCGCCACCCCTGTATTGATGGTTGGCCCGCCGCCTGTGTATTTAATGCCCAGTACGAGGTGATCCACTTGGGCGATCGCGATCAGGCGTTTCTAAAAATGGCCACCGGCGAACATACCGTAGCAGACATCCTTGGGCAGTTAAATGAAAAACCTGGCCATCCCCCCAGTTCCCTGGATTTAACCGCTGTGCGATCGCTCTTGAACCAGGAACTCATTCTCCTGAAACCCCATTAA
- a CDS encoding response regulator transcription factor: MQTSVHIEIVEGNPHLRSLLGWHLQQAGHVVHLAGGCQQAQEVFQLRHPDLVILDSDLPDGNGLELCRWLKRQQELLVFMLSARATEVDIVTGLRAGADDYLTKPFGMQEFLARIDCLSRRSRPLLPAYLNCGDMQIDLVQRRLLVRDSPVDLTPQEFSLLYVLAQAGGNPLSRQELLNRAWPDNIDNPRTVDTHILALRKKIEVDPQQPRLVQTVRNVGYRLNLEPLNVSHHHQMTTAVAKHSRPARAVL; encoded by the coding sequence TTGCAGACCTCGGTACATATTGAGATCGTAGAAGGCAATCCCCATTTGCGATCGCTACTGGGCTGGCATCTTCAGCAGGCAGGGCATGTGGTTCACTTGGCCGGCGGCTGTCAACAGGCCCAGGAAGTGTTTCAACTTCGTCATCCTGATTTAGTGATTTTGGACTCGGATCTGCCCGATGGGAATGGCCTCGAACTCTGTCGTTGGCTGAAGCGGCAGCAGGAACTTTTGGTGTTTATGCTATCTGCCCGAGCGACGGAGGTGGATATTGTCACCGGTTTGCGGGCCGGGGCCGATGATTATTTAACGAAACCCTTTGGTATGCAGGAGTTTCTAGCCCGTATCGATTGCCTGAGTCGTCGCAGTCGTCCCCTATTACCGGCATACCTGAACTGTGGGGATATGCAAATTGATTTGGTGCAACGCCGTCTGTTGGTACGGGATAGTCCCGTGGATCTAACCCCCCAGGAATTTAGTCTGCTCTATGTCTTAGCTCAGGCAGGGGGCAATCCCTTGAGTCGCCAGGAATTGCTCAACCGGGCCTGGCCCGATAATATCGACAATCCCCGTACCGTGGACACCCATATTTTAGCTCTCAGGAAAAAAATAGAGGTAGATCCCCAACAACCCCGCCTGGTTCAAACGGTGCGGAATGTGGGCTATCGTCTCAACCTTGAACCCCTCAACGTCAGTCACCACCATCAAATGACGACAGCAGTGGCCAAGCATTCCCGCCCGGCCCGAGCGGTTTTATAG
- a CDS encoding glycosyltransferase family 1 protein, whose translation MKVLHLPSAVGGNPQGLSKHLNQLGIQSETWVFKQNYIQYPVTKVLFSQNDFLISREMKRLKAFLYVFADYDVIHYNFGSTLYSWESMYPNDNSFLKKRFRSFYSAYLSFMQLFELNILKWRKILVFVHYQGTDARQGDYCIEHFGPEVGPQVSYQFYTPESDVRKRREIQRLSKYCKKIYALNPDLMYVLPPQTEFIPYSHISLNEWTPNYTQLQNRPLKIGHAPSNRKAKGTQFLLDALDNLKQEGYKFELILVEGMSHADAKAQYQDIDILVDQLLLGWYGGLAVEAMALGKPVIVYIREQDLGFVPPEMVNDFPFIQSSLETIEETLRLVLKMPREKLWAIAQQSRAYVEKWHDPLKIASKILKDYESFLS comes from the coding sequence ATGAAAGTCTTGCATTTACCTAGTGCCGTAGGTGGTAATCCTCAAGGTTTAAGTAAACACTTAAATCAGCTTGGTATTCAGAGTGAAACATGGGTGTTTAAGCAAAACTACATTCAATATCCCGTAACCAAAGTTCTTTTTTCGCAAAATGATTTTCTTATATCCCGTGAAATGAAGCGCTTAAAGGCTTTCTTGTATGTTTTTGCAGACTATGATGTTATTCATTATAATTTTGGCTCTACATTGTACAGTTGGGAGTCTATGTATCCTAACGATAACTCCTTTCTTAAAAAAAGATTTCGCTCCTTTTATTCAGCCTATTTAAGTTTTATGCAACTATTTGAGCTTAATATCTTAAAATGGCGCAAAATTTTAGTTTTTGTTCATTATCAAGGAACAGACGCTCGCCAAGGAGATTACTGTATAGAGCATTTTGGCCCTGAGGTTGGTCCCCAGGTTAGTTATCAATTTTATACCCCTGAATCAGATGTTCGGAAACGAAGAGAGATTCAGCGTTTGTCCAAATACTGTAAAAAAATTTATGCCTTAAATCCAGACTTAATGTATGTATTGCCTCCCCAAACTGAGTTTATTCCCTATAGCCATATTTCATTGAATGAATGGACTCCTAACTATACCCAACTTCAGAATCGGCCTCTAAAAATTGGTCATGCACCTAGTAACCGTAAAGCAAAGGGAACTCAATTCCTCCTTGATGCCCTAGATAACTTAAAACAAGAAGGCTATAAATTTGAGTTAATTCTTGTTGAAGGAATGAGTCATGCAGATGCGAAAGCACAATATCAAGATATAGATATTCTAGTTGATCAATTATTATTAGGATGGTACGGCGGATTAGCAGTAGAGGCTATGGCCTTGGGTAAGCCAGTTATCGTCTATATTCGTGAGCAAGATTTAGGATTTGTTCCACCTGAAATGGTCAATGATTTTCCTTTTATTCAATCAAGCTTAGAGACAATTGAAGAAACACTTCGCCTGGTTTTGAAAATGCCAAGGGAAAAGTTATGGGCGATCGCTCAGCAAAGTCGAGCATATGTTGAGAAATGGCATGATCCTCTCAAAATCGCATCAAAGATTCTCAAGGATTATGAAAGTTTTTTGAGTTGA